The Anabrus simplex isolate iqAnaSimp1 chromosome 1, ASM4041472v1, whole genome shotgun sequence genome window below encodes:
- the LOC136871503 gene encoding cuticle protein 19 codes for MQSFTVVFAAVLVACAHAGYLAAPHAPVAHVAAAPVAHVAAPVAVDYYAYPKYAFDYGVQDAHTGDHKHQWEHRDGDVVKGSYSLAEPDGTVRIVEYTADDHNGFNAVVKKTGHAVHPQPVIAKAVVAAPVAYGHEGYGHAGALGHHG; via the exons ATGCAGTCCTTTACC GTAGTATTCGCCGCCGTCCTGGTCGCCTGCGCTCATGCTGGATACCTCGCTGCCCCACACGCACCGGTAGCCCATGTAGCTGCTGCACCCGTTGCCCACGTCGCTGCTCCCGTTGCCGTTGACTACTAC GCTTACCCCAAGTACGCCTTTGACTACGGTGTCCAGGATGCCCACACCGGAGACCACAAGCACCAATGGGAGCACCGTGACGGAGATGTAGTGAAGGGATCCTACAGCCTTGCCGAGCCTGACGGTACTGTCAGGATCGTAGAGTACACCGCTGATGACCACAATGGATTCAACGCCGTCGTCAAGAAG ACCGGTCATGCTGTCCATCCTCAGCCAGTTATCGCCAAGGCCGTCGTGGCAGCACCTGTCGCTTACGGACATGAAGGTTACGGACACGCTGGCGCTCTCGGCCACCACGGCTAG